In a genomic window of Glycine max cultivar Williams 82 chromosome 13, Glycine_max_v4.0, whole genome shotgun sequence:
- the LOC100499891 gene encoding uncharacterized protein LOC100499891 (The RefSeq protein has 1 substitution compared to this genomic sequence) has translation MASKRILKELKDLQKDPPTSCSAGPVVAEDMFHWQATIMGPPDSPYAGGVFLVTIHFPPDYPFKPPKVAFRTKVFHPNINSNGSICLDILKEQWSPALTISKVLLSICSLLTDPNPDDPLVPEIAHMCKTDRNKYESNARSWTQKYAMG, from the exons ATGGCGTCGAAGCGAATTTTGAAGGAGCTTAAGGATTTGCAGAAGGATCCTCCAACATCTTGCAGTGccg GTCCTGTTGTTGCTGAAGATATGTTCCATTGGCAAGCTACAATTATGGGTCCTCCAGACAGTCCCTATGCAGGAGGTGTTTTCCTAGTGACCATTCATTTCCCTCCAGATTATCCCTTTAAGCCACCCAAG GTTGCATTCAGGACAAAGGTTTTCCACCCAAATATAAATAGCAATGGAAGCATTTGCCTTGATATATTGAAGGAGCAGTGGAGCCCTGCTCTAACCATTTCCAAG GTGTTGCTCTCAATTTGTTCCCTATTGACGGATCCAAATCCTGATGATCCTTTGGTCCCTGAAATTGCACACATGTACAAGACAGATAGGAACAAGTACGAGTCAAATGCAAGAAGCTGGACCCAGAAATATGCCATGGGCTAA